The following proteins are encoded in a genomic region of Peromyscus eremicus chromosome 14, PerEre_H2_v1, whole genome shotgun sequence:
- the Lsmem1 gene encoding leucine-rich single-pass membrane protein 1, with product MTHSSQDAGPHGIHEEGKLYVVDSINDLNKLNLCPTESQHLFPLEEKIPNTGTNAGNGNRGLYFVGLLLVLTVSLALVFFAIFLIIQTGNQMDDVSRRLTAEGKDIDDLKKINSMIVKRLNQLDSEQN from the exons ATGACTCATTCCTCCCAGGATGCTGGACCTCACGGCATCCATGAAGAAGGGAAACTCTATGTTGTGGATTCCATAAATGACTTAAACAAACTCAATCTCTGTCCGACAGAATCGCAACATCTATTCC CGTTAGAGGAGAAAATACCGAACACTGGGACGAACGCAGGAAATGGAAACCGCGGTCTGTATTTTGTGGGGCTGCTCCTGGTGCTGACGGTCAGCCTAGCTCTGGTGTTCTTCGCCATCTTCCTGATAA ttCAAACCGGAAACCAGATGGACGACGTGTCGAGAAGACTGACAGCTGAGGGGAAGGACATAGATGATCTTAAGAAAATCAACAGCATGATCGTAAAGCGGCTCAACCAACTGGACTCGGAACAGAACTGA